TATGGCACCCCATTCACGGCACGACCCTTTCTGCCTTTTATAGGCTAGATTAACTACATTTATTTCAATTATATACTATATTTTTGAAAAAATAAAAAAATAATCTTTCTTTACTTCGAGGTTAAATAGGGTGCTAAATGGCGAAGCCTTGATATCAAGGATTTTATTAAATTTTAATTTATATAATTTGTTTATTTACAATTAATTAAATGTAGAAAGTGGAAAATTTTAATAGGGGAAACGGTTTAATAACATTTAGCAAGTGGTACTAGTAATCCATATTCTCAATTACATATTCGTGGTTAAGAAGGAGGAGTAGATGGATGAGTAAAAATAAAAAAGATGAACAGTTAGAAGAGTTTCGTGCGGATGACCGTGCGAAGGAAATGACGACGAATCATGGAGTTAAGGTTTCCGAAGATGAATTTTCACTAAAAGCTGGCGAACGTGGTCCTACCTTAATGGAGGATTTTCATTTCCGCGAAAAAATGACCCATTTTGACCATGAACGTATTCCTGAACGAATTGTGCATGCCCGCGGTTATGCGGCTCATGGGGAGTTCCAGGTTTATGAATCTATGGAAGAATATACCAAAGCAGGTTTTTTACAAGATCCAGATAAGAAGACGCCGGTGTTTGTTCGATTTTCTACCGTTGCAGGATCTAAAGGTTCAGCTGAAACGGTAAGAGACGCCCGGGGATTTGCAACTAAGTTTTATACGGATGAAGGAAACTACGATTTAGTAGGGAACAATATTCCGGTATTCTTTATTCAGGATGCTATGAAATTCCCGGACTTGGTACATGCTGTAAAGCCTGAGCCGCACAATGAAATGCCTCAGGCAGCTTCTGCTCATGATACTTTCTGGGATTTCGTTGCCAATAACCAGGAATCAGCTCACATGGTCATGTGGACGATGTCCGACCGCGCGATTCCTAGAAGCTTCCGTATGATGGAAGGATTTGGTGTGCATACGTTCCGGTTTGTAAATGACAAAGGGGAAGCACACTTTGTGAAATTCCACTGGAAACCAGTCCTCGGTACACACTCGCTTGTTTGGGATGAAGCTCAAAAAGTCAACGGGAAAGACCCTGACTTTCACCGTGGAGACCTTTATGAATCTATTGAAGCAGGAGACTATCCTGAATATGAATTAGGAGTACAGCTTGTAAAAGCAGAGGACGAGTTTAACTTTGACTTCGACCTTCTTGATCCGACCAAGGTATGGCCGGAAGAGGATATTCCAGTTAAGATTATTGGAAAATTAACACTTAACCGAAACGTCGATAATGTTTTTGCTGAAACGGAACAAGTAGCCTTTCACCCAGGTAATGTAGTTCCTGGAATTGACTTCACCAATGATCCTCTTCTTCAGGGACGTCTATTTTCATATACAGACACCCAGCTCATTCGTTTAGGAGGACCAAACTTCCATGAGCTGCCGATTAACCGTCCTGTATGCCCGTTTCATAACAATCAGCGTGATGGCTACGGCCGGATGACAATTAATAAAGGGCCGGTCAGCTATCATAAAAACTCTCTTGCGAAAAATACTCCTTCCCCAGTAGATGAAGAGAAAGGCGGTTATGTACACTATCAGGAAAAGGTAGACGGACATAAAGTAAGAGCAAGAAGCGAGAGCTTTAAGGATCACTTCTCCCAAGCCACTTTATTCTGGAACAGTATGAGTGATCCGGAGAAAGATCATATTAAAGAAGCCTTCAGCTTTGAGCTTGGAAAAGTGGAAAGTGCGTCTGTTAAGCAGCAGGTCGTGGACATGTTCACAAATGTAAGCCTGGAGCTCGCTCAGGAAGTTGCCGAGAATATCGGAGTTCGCGTTCCTGAAACAGGCGGATCTGATGTAACGAAATCTTCTCCTGCCTTAAGCCAGGAAAATACGAAGAAAAAACCTGATACCCGAAAGGTTGCTGTTCTTTTAACGGATGGCTTTAACGGATCAGAGGTACACTCAATAATTGAAGGTCTGGAAGATAAAGGCGTTCAGCCGGAGATTGTGAGTGATAAATTAGGCAGAGTTAAAGGAGCCGATGGAACAGAACTGGAAGCGAACCATACGTATTTAACCGGCGAATCTGTTCTATTTGATGCTATTTACGCTGCAGGCAGCAATAATCCAAGTGATAAAGTTAGAAAAGATGCCCTGTACTTTATTCAGGAAGCCTTCTCTCACTTCAAGCCAATTGGAGCTAGCCACGACGGGAAAAAGTGGATAGAAGAAGTTGAGATAGCTGGAGCTCCCGGAGTTGTAATAGGGAACGACGCTAAAGACTTCGTAGAGGAATTTGTAGAAGCCATTGCTGAGCACCGTCATTGGGACAGGTCCTTAGAATAAAATAAAAGAAAGCCATGTCGAGGATCCGTCCTCTACATGGCTTTTTCTTTAGCTCCTAGTTTTTCACCTAGCAGCATTAAAGATTGATTGATTCTCCAAATATAATACACATGGTGAACAAGATCGATATGGTGCTGGCTTTCAAGAGGCGCGGCCCGTTCAATTTGCTCTCTTTCCTTTGTGAGCGTATAAAGCTCTGCCTCCGGGTCTTTTTCATCAAGCAGCTGCCTAACAGTACGCAGGTTATGAATGATTTTCTCCTCCAACAAAGGGAATGAATTTCTCACTTCCTTGGGATATCCAAGATTTTTTTGGTATGAGGAAGCGATTAAGTGACTTGAATAATAATTAATGGCTGTAAAAATGGTTATCCATCTCGGCAGCTCTGACATTCTGCGGCCAAGGGGATTGTTTAATATAGGATCCGCTTCATCCTGGATGGCGGTTAGTTTTTCATCCAGTGTGAATGCATGGTCCGTTAGTTCCTTTACTTGAATCGGCTGTGTGAAACTACGAATATATTGAGTCAGGTATTCTTCGAGTTCCGTTAAATAATCTTTAAAAGACTCGTTTACTTTATCCCGTGTTTTTGTAGGAAGCAGGAACGATGAAACAATCAAGGCGATTGCTGCGCCTGTTATCGTATCTACTACACGGGCTCCTAAAAGAGAGAAACTGATGCCTCCCAGAAGAAGGTCATACATAAAAGCAATAAGCATTGTAATAAAAACACTCATCATTGTGTAGGAGACCGTGAGTAAATAAAAAGCGAAAAAGACAACAGTGAACAGAAGAAATACCTCAAGCTGTGAATTGCCTGAAACCATTTGAGCAAGGAAAAAGCCAATCACCGCGCCTACGACTGTTCCAATTGAACGCCGGAGCCCTTTTTGATAGATTCGTCCGACAGATTGAGTTCCAAGCAATACAATAAACGATGTTAATACCACCCAGTACGGCTGTACCGGAGAAATAGCGTATCCAACGGCAATCGATATCGATCCCGCTACCAAGGCTTGAAATGCTTTCTTCGTCGAAGGTTTTAATTCTCCTGTATTTTCAGAGTCTGAATCTGATAATTCTTTATCGTCTTTCTCTTTTAACTTATTATCTACTTGTGCTGCAGGTAAAGGATGATTCTTAGCACGTTGAATCGTCAATGCGGCATACGTTACATGATTAGCAATAGATTCAATCCGGCGCAGCAAGAAAAGCCATCCTTCTGGTTTGTTGGTCTGCTTTTGAAAAAGTTTATTAATTGTCTGCTTTAATTCTTTTGTGGCTGACTGTGCTTCTGCCAGGTTTTTTTCATCATAGTTTTCCGCAAGTACATCCGCTTGCTGTAAAGAGGAAATCACCCGAACGACCAGCTGACGGATTTCGTCTGTTTCCAGAGCGTCATTCTTTTTTAATTGCTGAAGCGAATCATTTAATGTGGCTACAAGCATCGCTGTATCGAAAATGTAAAGCTTCAGCTGTTTTGTCGTTAGACCTGGCCAAATTTCCTGCACATCATGAGCATTTAAATCAGTGGAAACGTGGCCGGCATATTCTCTTAGCTTACTTACATTATAAGAAAGTCTTTTTTTGCTTTTCGCATTTTCCTTTGATTCTTTTAATAAATCAATCAGCATATCAAAAGTTAGGTTAGCCTGCCTGTGAAAGGAGGACATGCTCCTTCTTAAAATGTGAGAAGAACTTTTAAAAAGAATAAAGTTATGAAAGTAGGCATAGATAAGCCCAATCATCGAAGCTCCGTAGAACCACGGCATATCAGCGGCAGGGAGCTGTAAGAAAGAAGCAAAATATACGGTAATGAATGCAATCATAAAGATAGAAAAATAGCGGGTGCCATACTTCGTAAAATAAAATGCACTAAAAATAATGCCGATCATCAGCAAGGAAATAAGGTAAACATTCCAAGCTAAGATAGCACCCAGTGTTACTCCCAATATCGCTGGGATGATAAGCAGAATGGTCGTCAGCTTTTTTTCTTTTTCCGTGTCATCGTTGACGACCAGGATACCGAGCATCCCGGCAATACCTCCCATTATGGCGGGAGTTAATTGCGGACCGTTTGCTAGATTAATGATTAAGAGTACGGTAAATACAGAAAGTATTAAACTTAAAGTCGCTTTACTTGCCTGGTTCAACCGTTTGCGCCCGGGATCAGAGGCTTGGACACGGCTCAGCCAGTATTGCAGAGAGTTAGAATTTTTCAAATGGATCAACCTTCATCTTTTAAATTGTCTTCTTTCCATCATAATTAGTTCAAGGAGATGGATCAACTTTAAACGTCAGATCTAGAAAAAAATATAATTCGTAGTATAGTAAAAGGATACTTGTGAGAAGGAATCTGGTGATAAAAGAATGAAACGAATATATATCTTGCTGCTTTTCGTCATGATGGCATGGGGATTTAATGTGGCTGCCATTAAGGTGCTTGTAGCCAATATCGATCCTATCCTCTTAACCTCAGTCCGCATCTTTGCTGCTGGACTAGGAGTTCTTGGAATCTTATATTTTATGAAAATCTTGCGCCTTCCTACGAAAAAAGAACTTCTTATGATATTTTATATATCCATTTTTAACGTAGTGGCGCACCACGGGTTTATGGCGCTAGGCCTTACATTGACTTCTGGAGTTAATGCCGGTTTAATCGTCGGTCTTGGCCCGCTCCTTACGATGATTTTATCCACCCTCATGCTTAGCAGGCATATTACTGTTTTCAAAGCATTTGGATTCTTCCTGGGATTTGCCGGCGTCATGTTGACCACATTGATAGGGTCAGGGGGGATAGCTTCCGTTTCCATCGGAGATTTATATATCTTTCTATCAATTGCGACACAGGCGTTCAGCTTTATATTAATAAGTAAACTGAACCCTGACTTGGATCCACGTCTCTTGACGGGCTATATGATGGTGGGAGGTTCATGTGTCATATTTCTTGCCGGGCTAAGCCTCGAATCCAATCCAGCTCAAATTTTAAAATTATGGGATCCTAAGCTCGGCCTTATTTTCTTATTTAGTGCCTTCATTTGTACGGCCTTTGGCCATATGGTTTACAATTTCGCAATTAAACAAGTAGGACCGGCCGAATCAGCAATTTTTATTAATTTTAATTCTTTCTTTGCCTTGCTCGGTTCAGCATTATTTTTGGATGAAGTGATCGAGTGGTTTCACGTCGCCGGCTTAGTATTAATTGTCAGCGGTGTGCTCATTGGCACGGGGACAGTAGATTATTTAATCAGAAGAAGAAAAGCCCGGTCTAATGCGGCGTAAAAAAGAACCTCGTTTGTAATAAGGAAACGAGGTTCTAATCGTTTTGCTATTTGTTTTGTAAAGCACTTTCCGCTGCTTGTTTTACCTCACTTAATTCTTTACCCATTCCTGATTCCACCGCAGCAACATAGGCACCCTCCAGTATAGGGGCATTAGCAATTTGAAGGTTATCAAGTTCACTCATTTCAATCGCAAGCTCGGCATTCATCATGGCACTGCCGAGGTCATATATTAAGAGGACCCCGCGATCAGATTGAGCTTTCTCAATCGCGTGCTGGATTTTTTCTACACTCGTCCCAATTTCGTTTTCATCTGAGCCCCCAGCCGTGGCAACTTTAACGTCCATAGCGACTTGGTTGATGATATCTTTAATTCCTTCCACAACTTTGGGGCTGTGGGATATAAGTACAATTCCTACATTGGCCATTTGTTAGTGACCTCCTTCAATGGCTTCAGCTAATGCCTCAAAAATATAAAAAGAGGAAACAGAACCAGGGTCCAAGTGACCGATCGAGCGGTCTCCTAAGTAAGAGGCTCGTCCTTTCGTTGCTTTAATATCTTTTGTGGCAGTCATTAGTGATTCACTGGTCTCTTTTAGGATGTTGGAATCAAAATCCGCTTGTTCTTTTAGTCTATCGATCAGCGGAGCCCAGACATCTAGAAGTGTTTTTTCCCCTGGCTCTGATTTCCCGCGTTGTTTTACGCCTTCCACAGCTGCTTCCAAACTGGAGATAAAGCTGTCATAATCGATAGTGTTTTTTCCTTTTAGATCTGTAGATATTTTTAAAAAAGCTGTTCCATACAAAGGTCCTGCAGCCCCGCCCACTTTACTCATAAGCGTCATGGCTGTATCCTTAAACAGATCTGCAGGCGTTTCGTATTCCTGACCTGAAATTTTCTGGACCACTTCTTTAAAGCCGCGAGCCATATTTACCCCATGATCTCCATCGCCGATCGCCTGATCTAGAGATGTTAAATAACTTTTATTGGCTTGGAGCTTTTCATTCGTATTTTCCATCCAAGTGGCAATGTTTGATACGGTAAGTTCCATCGTTTCCCTCCTCTTACATATTAAATGCTAGGGTAATTGCTTCAGATGCAAGCAGCGGTTTTAACTCATCATCCAGTTTCAGCAAAGTAACAGAGCACCCAGCCATTTCTAAGGAAGTCATGTAGTTACCGATAAATGTTTTATGAATGTGAATGCCTCGCTCTGTTAAAATCTGATTCACCTTTTTGTTTAGTATATAAAGTTCCATTTCTGGAGTTCCGCCCATGCCGTTAATCATAACAGCTGCTTCATCATTTTTGTGCCATGAGATATCGTTTAATATTTTCTCTGTTAATTCTTCGGCAATTTCATCAGCTGTAGAGATCTGTTTTTTCTCAATACCTGGTTCACCGTGAATCCCGATACCAATTTCCATCTCATTTTCCTGCAGAGAAAAGCTCGGTTTACCGGCAGCAGGGACAGTACAAGGGGTAAGGGCCATGCCCATAGATCTCACATTAGCCACCACTTTTTCGGCCACGTTTTTTACCTCTTCAAGTGATCCTCCGGCTGCTGCTTTTGCTCCGGCAATTTTATGGACGAATACCGTTCCGGCGATCCCGCGCCTTCCTGTAGTGAACGAACTGTCTTCTACGGCCACATCATCATTTACAACTACTTTCTCGACCTGAATTCCTTCAGCTTCAGCTAATTCGGCGGCCATATCAAAGTTCATAACGTCGCCGGAATAGTTTTTTATAATGAGAAAAACTCCTGCGCCTCCGTCCACCGCTTTAATGGCTTCAAATACCTGGTCTGGTGTAGGAGATGTAAACATTTCTCCACAAACGGCAGCATCAAGCATGCCATTACCAATGTAGCCAGCGTGTGCCGGTTCATGACCGCTTCCACCGCCGCTGACTAGTCCTACTTTATTAGGGACAGGAGCATCTTTTCTGACAACTGCTGTTGTATCCGGAAGCTGTTTAAGCAGATCGGGGTAAGCGGACGTTAATCCATCCAGCATGTCTGAAACTACGGATTCTGGATCGTTAATGATTTTCTTCATTATTACTCGCTCCTTATCGATGTAGTTTTTTTGAGGGTTCACTCGTGAGGTTTCGTATACGCTTTCATTTTAATATAAATATAAGCTTAATGATAGAATAGATCGTTTTCAGAAAAAGCTGCCGCCCTTGTAATTTGAAATAAGGCAGCAGCTTTTAAATCCTAAAATATAAACAGCGCTAGAGCCGTTGATAGTAGTAAGCCTAACATGACTGGAATAAAATTCTTCCTCACGAGCTCCATGACGGGTACCCCGCAAAATCCGGCAATGGCGATCAGGGAAGACCACGCGATAATCGTACCGCCTCCAGTCCAGATGGATCCCATTTGGCCAATGGCAGCCAGAGTAACGGGATCTATACTTGTGTTCGCAAGGGAAGCAGATAGGGCACCAGTTAAAGGCAGGCCGGAAAAACCTGAGCCGTCCAGACCTGTGATGATACCGATAATTAGAATACTAAACGCCGCTAAGAAAGCACTCTGCGGCAGTACGTGCTGGATAGACTGTACGAGGTCGAACAACAACGCAGGCGCTGCTTCATCACTGACCGATAAAATATTTCCCGCAAAGTCTGGGCTTCCGAGAAAGAAAAATCCTGCAATTGGAATGACAGGTCCCATCGCTTTGAAGGCAAACACAAATCCTTCGGTGATGTGGTCACTGATATAATCAAGTGCGCGGTATTTTCCGAAAGCCACGGTCGATAATAGCAATAAAACAACGGCTACCCCGCCAATAAAAGCTGCCCCGTCACCGCCTTCAAATCCACCCATTCTACCAGAGTTAAGTTTGGAAAAGATCATGAATATCATGACAGCAAGCATGGATAAAGGAACGAGAACAGCAAATACTTTACTCCATGTATGAACGTTTTTGTTCTCTGTTACATGCTTATTCTTAACTCCTTGCATCAAAAGAATTTCTTCCTCATTTTTAGGGTCTGAAGGTTTCCTAAATGTTTTTCTATTCATGAGGTAAGCGAGAAAAATCGCAACTCCTCCTGTAATTAAAGACAGAATTATGGCCTGATCCATTACAGCATTCGTGGAGACGCCCGCTGATTTAGCAGAGATGCCGGGAGCAACTTGAATAATATAGTCCGATGATAGAGCCATTCCTTGACCGGCT
This window of the Halobacillus sp. Marseille-Q1614 genome carries:
- a CDS encoding catalase produces the protein MSKNKKDEQLEEFRADDRAKEMTTNHGVKVSEDEFSLKAGERGPTLMEDFHFREKMTHFDHERIPERIVHARGYAAHGEFQVYESMEEYTKAGFLQDPDKKTPVFVRFSTVAGSKGSAETVRDARGFATKFYTDEGNYDLVGNNIPVFFIQDAMKFPDLVHAVKPEPHNEMPQAASAHDTFWDFVANNQESAHMVMWTMSDRAIPRSFRMMEGFGVHTFRFVNDKGEAHFVKFHWKPVLGTHSLVWDEAQKVNGKDPDFHRGDLYESIEAGDYPEYELGVQLVKAEDEFNFDFDLLDPTKVWPEEDIPVKIIGKLTLNRNVDNVFAETEQVAFHPGNVVPGIDFTNDPLLQGRLFSYTDTQLIRLGGPNFHELPINRPVCPFHNNQRDGYGRMTINKGPVSYHKNSLAKNTPSPVDEEKGGYVHYQEKVDGHKVRARSESFKDHFSQATLFWNSMSDPEKDHIKEAFSFELGKVESASVKQQVVDMFTNVSLELAQEVAENIGVRVPETGGSDVTKSSPALSQENTKKKPDTRKVAVLLTDGFNGSEVHSIIEGLEDKGVQPEIVSDKLGRVKGADGTELEANHTYLTGESVLFDAIYAAGSNNPSDKVRKDALYFIQEAFSHFKPIGASHDGKKWIEEVEIAGAPGVVIGNDAKDFVEEFVEAIAEHRHWDRSLE
- a CDS encoding FUSC family protein encodes the protein MKNSNSLQYWLSRVQASDPGRKRLNQASKATLSLILSVFTVLLIINLANGPQLTPAIMGGIAGMLGILVVNDDTEKEKKLTTILLIIPAILGVTLGAILAWNVYLISLLMIGIIFSAFYFTKYGTRYFSIFMIAFITVYFASFLQLPAADMPWFYGASMIGLIYAYFHNFILFKSSSHILRRSMSSFHRQANLTFDMLIDLLKESKENAKSKKRLSYNVSKLREYAGHVSTDLNAHDVQEIWPGLTTKQLKLYIFDTAMLVATLNDSLQQLKKNDALETDEIRQLVVRVISSLQQADVLAENYDEKNLAEAQSATKELKQTINKLFQKQTNKPEGWLFLLRRIESIANHVTYAALTIQRAKNHPLPAAQVDNKLKEKDDKELSDSDSENTGELKPSTKKAFQALVAGSISIAVGYAISPVQPYWVVLTSFIVLLGTQSVGRIYQKGLRRSIGTVVGAVIGFFLAQMVSGNSQLEVFLLFTVVFFAFYLLTVSYTMMSVFITMLIAFMYDLLLGGISFSLLGARVVDTITGAAIALIVSSFLLPTKTRDKVNESFKDYLTELEEYLTQYIRSFTQPIQVKELTDHAFTLDEKLTAIQDEADPILNNPLGRRMSELPRWITIFTAINYYSSHLIASSYQKNLGYPKEVRNSFPLLEEKIIHNLRTVRQLLDEKDPEAELYTLTKEREQIERAAPLESQHHIDLVHHVYYIWRINQSLMLLGEKLGAKEKAM
- a CDS encoding DMT family transporter, which produces MKRIYILLLFVMMAWGFNVAAIKVLVANIDPILLTSVRIFAAGLGVLGILYFMKILRLPTKKELLMIFYISIFNVVAHHGFMALGLTLTSGVNAGLIVGLGPLLTMILSTLMLSRHITVFKAFGFFLGFAGVMLTTLIGSGGIASVSIGDLYIFLSIATQAFSFILISKLNPDLDPRLLTGYMMVGGSCVIFLAGLSLESNPAQILKLWDPKLGLIFLFSAFICTAFGHMVYNFAIKQVGPAESAIFINFNSFFALLGSALFLDEVIEWFHVAGLVLIVSGVLIGTGTVDYLIRRRKARSNAA
- the dhaM gene encoding dihydroxyacetone kinase phosphoryl donor subunit DhaM: MANVGIVLISHSPKVVEGIKDIINQVAMDVKVATAGGSDENEIGTSVEKIQHAIEKAQSDRGVLLIYDLGSAMMNAELAIEMSELDNLQIANAPILEGAYVAAVESGMGKELSEVKQAAESALQNK
- the dhaL gene encoding dihydroxyacetone kinase subunit DhaL: MELTVSNIATWMENTNEKLQANKSYLTSLDQAIGDGDHGVNMARGFKEVVQKISGQEYETPADLFKDTAMTLMSKVGGAAGPLYGTAFLKISTDLKGKNTIDYDSFISSLEAAVEGVKQRGKSEPGEKTLLDVWAPLIDRLKEQADFDSNILKETSESLMTATKDIKATKGRASYLGDRSIGHLDPGSVSSFYIFEALAEAIEGGH
- the dhaK gene encoding dihydroxyacetone kinase subunit DhaK, whose amino-acid sequence is MKKIINDPESVVSDMLDGLTSAYPDLLKQLPDTTAVVRKDAPVPNKVGLVSGGGSGHEPAHAGYIGNGMLDAAVCGEMFTSPTPDQVFEAIKAVDGGAGVFLIIKNYSGDVMNFDMAAELAEAEGIQVEKVVVNDDVAVEDSSFTTGRRGIAGTVFVHKIAGAKAAAGGSLEEVKNVAEKVVANVRSMGMALTPCTVPAAGKPSFSLQENEMEIGIGIHGEPGIEKKQISTADEIAEELTEKILNDISWHKNDEAAVMINGMGGTPEMELYILNKKVNQILTERGIHIHKTFIGNYMTSLEMAGCSVTLLKLDDELKPLLASEAITLAFNM